Proteins co-encoded in one Kribbella qitaiheensis genomic window:
- a CDS encoding molybdopterin-dependent oxidoreductase, with product MGIVSPGFTGRRRSATELPPGQYLTHEFPVLSAGPTPHVRPEHWEFTISTETGEVHRWDWATFTSLPAEEITRDLHCVTRWSKLGTDWKGVSLDTLLADVETGADFAMANSDGGYTTNLPLEDLLDGQAWIAYEYDGEPLTPEHGGPAPAAGPTSLPVEERQMGARPGPVRHGRPGLLGERRVSRVRRPMERTALRRRLTWQVGTVTEVREESATARTLVVDVPDWPGHLAGQHLDVRLTAPDGYRASRSYSIASAWTGETIELTVEQVPDGEVSPYLVEVLKVGDPLEVRGPVGGWFVWQPGQPGPIQLIAGGSGVVPLMAMLRAHIGSSAPAKFLYSVRGPTSVIYAHDLREVATSENVEITFAYTREAPPGEPRVGRVDADLLNAVTFAPGDDLTTYVCGPTPFVEAVADLLVSAGHDPARVKTERFGPTGGPR from the coding sequence ATGGGCATCGTGTCGCCGGGGTTCACCGGTCGTCGCCGGAGTGCGACGGAACTGCCGCCCGGTCAGTACCTGACTCATGAGTTTCCGGTGTTGTCGGCGGGGCCGACTCCGCATGTGCGGCCCGAGCACTGGGAGTTCACGATCTCCACCGAGACCGGCGAGGTGCATCGCTGGGACTGGGCTACGTTCACCTCGCTCCCGGCTGAGGAGATCACCCGCGACCTGCACTGCGTCACGCGCTGGTCGAAGCTCGGCACCGACTGGAAGGGCGTCTCGCTGGACACGCTCCTGGCCGACGTCGAGACCGGGGCCGACTTCGCGATGGCGAACAGCGACGGCGGCTACACGACCAACCTGCCGCTGGAGGACCTGCTCGACGGCCAGGCCTGGATCGCCTACGAGTACGACGGGGAGCCGCTGACCCCCGAGCACGGTGGGCCGGCCCCGGCTGCTGGTCCCACATCTTTACCTGTGGAAGAGCGCCAAATGGGTGCGCGGCCTGGTCCTGTCCGACACGGACGACCTGGGCTTCTGGGAGAGCGTCGGGTATCACGAGTACGGAGACCCATGGAAAGAACAGCGCTACGCCGGCGACTGACCTGGCAGGTCGGCACGGTCACCGAGGTCCGTGAGGAGTCGGCGACCGCCCGGACACTGGTCGTCGACGTCCCCGACTGGCCGGGCCACCTGGCCGGTCAGCACCTCGACGTACGGCTGACAGCGCCGGACGGCTACCGCGCCTCCCGGTCGTACTCGATCGCGTCCGCCTGGACCGGCGAGACGATCGAGCTGACCGTCGAGCAGGTCCCCGACGGTGAGGTTTCGCCGTACCTGGTCGAGGTCCTGAAGGTCGGCGATCCGCTCGAGGTCCGCGGCCCGGTCGGCGGCTGGTTCGTCTGGCAGCCCGGGCAACCCGGACCGATCCAGCTCATCGCCGGGGGATCGGGCGTGGTCCCACTGATGGCGATGCTCCGCGCCCACATCGGCAGCAGCGCCCCCGCCAAGTTCCTGTACTCCGTACGCGGGCCGACGTCGGTGATCTATGCGCACGACCTGAGGGAGGTCGCCACCTCGGAGAATGTCGAGATCACCTTCGCCTACACCCGGGAGGCGCCACCGGGGGAGCCGCGCGTCGGCAGGGTCGACGCCGACCTGCTCAATGCCGTCACATTCGCCCCCGGGGACGACCTCACGACGTACGTCTGCGGCCCGACCCCCTTCGTGGAGGCCGTGGCCGACCTGCTCGTGAGCGCCGGCCACGACCCGGCGCGAGTGAAAACCGAACGCTTCGGACCGACAGGAGGACCGCGATGA
- a CDS encoding DUF6510 family protein, protein MTAEVPTYLDGNAAAGALREVFAVDITAAIGQCDGCGRTGVFAEARVYLDAPGMVARCSGCDGVLLRVVNTPTDTYLDLRGLTYLRLSNTP, encoded by the coding sequence ATGACCGCGGAAGTTCCCACCTATTTGGATGGCAACGCGGCAGCCGGTGCCCTGCGCGAGGTCTTCGCAGTCGATATCACCGCCGCGATCGGCCAGTGCGACGGCTGCGGCCGGACCGGCGTCTTCGCCGAAGCCCGCGTCTACCTGGACGCGCCCGGAATGGTCGCCCGCTGCAGCGGCTGCGACGGCGTACTGCTCCGCGTGGTCAACACCCCCACCGACACCTACCTCGATCTCCGCGGCCTGACCTACCTGCGCCTCTCGAACACCCCGTAG
- a CDS encoding MerR family transcriptional regulator, whose amino-acid sequence MPVSRPLSPVPAEPSPGAPHEATLTVDELSARVGMTVRTLRFYAGRGLIPPPVRRGRVGYYGPEHIARLDLVRELQAHGFTLSAIEGYLDRIPADATPQDIALHRTLLTPWMRDLPETLDRTALVRRTGRELSDDDIEMLVALGVVEPTPDEDVFQVATAHLSLGVELLDLDLPVDAVLDITRIFHDHGRALAEELTDVFRAKVWPHYRASGGPPEHIQQLVERFKPVTIQGLVLAYERAVSETQRDTIRRTRTKPPRR is encoded by the coding sequence ATGCCCGTCTCAAGGCCCCTATCGCCCGTCCCGGCCGAGCCATCACCCGGCGCTCCGCACGAGGCGACGCTGACCGTCGATGAGCTCTCCGCCCGGGTCGGCATGACCGTGCGCACCCTCCGTTTCTATGCCGGCCGCGGTCTCATCCCGCCGCCCGTACGCCGGGGGCGGGTCGGGTACTACGGACCAGAGCACATCGCGCGTCTCGATCTGGTCCGGGAGTTGCAGGCGCACGGATTCACGCTGTCCGCGATCGAGGGGTATCTGGACCGGATCCCGGCCGACGCGACCCCGCAGGACATCGCGCTGCATCGCACGCTGCTGACGCCGTGGATGCGCGACCTTCCCGAAACGCTCGATCGGACGGCACTCGTACGGCGTACCGGGCGGGAGCTGTCCGACGACGACATCGAGATGCTGGTCGCGCTGGGAGTGGTCGAGCCCACGCCGGACGAGGACGTCTTCCAGGTGGCGACCGCGCATCTCAGCCTCGGGGTCGAGCTGCTCGACCTCGATCTGCCGGTCGACGCCGTACTGGACATCACGCGGATCTTCCACGATCACGGGCGAGCCCTGGCCGAGGAGCTGACCGACGTGTTCCGGGCCAAGGTCTGGCCGCACTACCGCGCCTCGGGCGGACCGCCGGAGCACATCCAGCAACTCGTCGAGCGGTTCAAGCCGGTCACCATCCAGGGCTTGGTGCTCGCGTACGAGCGAGCCGTCAGCGAGACCCAGCGCGACACCATCCGCCGCACCCGCACCAAACCGCCGCGGCGCTAG
- a CDS encoding acetyl-CoA C-acetyltransferase has protein sequence MTAASEAFLYDAIRTPRGRGKATGALHEVKPVQLVTGLLTELRSRHPELDPTVIDDVVLGVVTPIGDQGMDIARTAVLAAGYPETTGGVQLSRFCASGLEAVNQAAQRIRSGWEDFILAGGVESMSRVPMGSDGGAWAMDPETALQTNFIPQGISADLIATIDGFSRTDVDAYAAESHARAAKAWANGYFARSVVPVADRNGLPILDHDQLVRPGTTVETLAGLPSSFAAIGEHGGFDSVALEKYVKVERINHVHHAGNSSGIVDGAALVAVGNEKAGEALGQAPRGRVVATAVSGADPTIMLTGPAPAARKALAKAGLEVGDIDLFEMNEAFAAAVMHFMADLGVPHEKVNVNGGAIALGHPLGATGAMLIGTLLDELERRELRYGLATLCVGGGMGVATIIERLAA, from the coding sequence ATGACCGCAGCCAGTGAAGCCTTCCTGTACGACGCGATCCGGACACCACGAGGCCGGGGCAAGGCCACTGGCGCCCTGCACGAAGTCAAGCCGGTCCAGCTGGTCACCGGCCTGCTGACCGAGCTGCGCAGCCGCCATCCAGAGCTCGACCCGACCGTGATCGACGACGTCGTCCTCGGCGTGGTCACCCCGATCGGCGATCAGGGCATGGACATCGCCCGTACTGCGGTGCTCGCTGCGGGCTATCCCGAGACGACCGGCGGCGTCCAGCTCAGCCGCTTCTGCGCGTCCGGTCTGGAAGCGGTGAACCAGGCGGCGCAACGGATCCGTTCCGGCTGGGAGGACTTCATCCTCGCCGGCGGCGTCGAGTCCATGTCGCGGGTGCCGATGGGCTCCGACGGCGGAGCCTGGGCGATGGATCCGGAGACCGCTCTCCAGACGAACTTCATCCCGCAGGGCATCAGCGCGGATCTGATCGCCACCATCGACGGCTTCTCCCGCACAGACGTCGACGCGTACGCCGCCGAGTCGCACGCGCGGGCCGCGAAGGCCTGGGCCAACGGGTACTTCGCCCGCTCGGTCGTCCCCGTCGCGGACCGCAACGGACTGCCGATCCTGGATCACGATCAGCTGGTCCGGCCGGGGACCACCGTCGAGACGCTCGCGGGCCTGCCGTCCTCGTTCGCGGCGATCGGCGAGCACGGCGGCTTCGACTCCGTCGCGCTGGAGAAGTACGTCAAGGTCGAGCGGATCAACCATGTGCACCACGCCGGCAACTCGTCCGGCATCGTCGACGGTGCCGCGCTGGTTGCGGTTGGCAACGAGAAGGCCGGTGAGGCCCTCGGCCAGGCGCCGCGCGGGCGGGTGGTCGCGACGGCCGTCAGTGGCGCGGATCCGACCATCATGCTGACCGGACCGGCACCGGCCGCCCGGAAGGCGCTGGCGAAGGCCGGGCTCGAGGTCGGCGACATCGACCTGTTCGAGATGAACGAGGCCTTCGCCGCGGCGGTCATGCACTTCATGGCCGACCTCGGCGTACCGCACGAGAAGGTGAACGTGAACGGCGGCGCGATCGCGCTCGGCCACCCGCTCGGCGCCACCGGCGCCATGTTGATCGGCACCCTGCTGGACGAGCTGGAGCGCCGCGAGCTGCGCTACGGCCTGGCCACCCTGTGCGTCGGCGGCGGCATGGGTGTCGCGACCATCATCGAGAGGCTTGCGGCATGA
- a CDS encoding 3-hydroxyacyl-CoA dehydrogenase NAD-binding domain-containing protein — protein sequence MIKWTQDDEGPGKYTVTLTMDDPNASANTMNDSYLAAMGTTVERLQAEQDAIKGVVITSAKQTFFAGGNLQLLSQIQPENAAEVFATLEEVKRQLRVLETLGVPVVAAINGAALGGGLEIALACHHRIVADVNRIEIGVPEVTLGLLPGGGGVTRSVRMLGLQDALMKVLLQGQRMKPAHAKSVGIVDEVVPAAELLATAYQWIKDYDGDAKQPWDRDGYKIPGGTPSSPKLAAFLPAFPANLRKQLKGAPYPAPRAIMSAAVEGSQVDFATASRIESRYFVELATGQIAKNMINAFFFELQAINAGASRPADIPQYKARKVGVLGAGMMGAGIAYVCAKVGIEVVLKDVSLEAAEKGKAYSEKLLAKQLQKGRTTAGKVEEFLSLITPTVDPNDLAGCDLVIEAVFESEELKQKVFAEIAGVVEPDALLCSNTSTLPITSLADGIDRPDDFVGMHFFSPVDRMPLVELIVGEKTSDRALAQAYDVVRQIKKTPIVVNDSRGFFTSRVFGTLVMEGAAMVAEGVNPVTIERAATQMGFPAPPLAMLDEVTLTLPMKIRDAARAAGDNAGAFGDHPGMAVADRLVTEFDRRGKAAGAGFYDYPADGPKHLWPGLWEHFVKDEVDPPLIDLQERLAFAMSLETVKCVDEGVLRSVADANIGSIFGIGFPPLHGGALQYINAYAGGPAGFVERSRELAAAYGDRFNPPALLVKKAEAGEKFD from the coding sequence ATGATCAAGTGGACCCAGGACGACGAGGGCCCTGGAAAATACACTGTCACCCTCACCATGGATGACCCGAACGCCTCGGCGAACACGATGAACGACTCTTACCTCGCCGCGATGGGCACGACCGTCGAGCGTCTGCAGGCGGAGCAGGACGCCATCAAGGGCGTCGTGATCACCAGCGCGAAGCAGACCTTCTTCGCCGGCGGCAATCTGCAGCTGCTGTCTCAGATCCAGCCCGAGAACGCGGCCGAGGTCTTCGCCACCCTCGAGGAGGTCAAGCGTCAACTGCGGGTGCTCGAGACCCTCGGCGTACCGGTCGTGGCCGCGATCAACGGGGCGGCGCTCGGCGGCGGGCTGGAGATCGCTCTCGCGTGTCACCACCGGATCGTTGCCGACGTCAACCGGATCGAGATCGGCGTTCCAGAGGTGACGCTCGGCCTGCTTCCCGGCGGTGGTGGCGTCACGCGCTCGGTCCGGATGCTCGGACTGCAGGACGCCCTGATGAAGGTGTTGCTGCAAGGCCAGCGGATGAAGCCCGCGCACGCCAAGTCGGTCGGCATCGTCGACGAGGTCGTGCCTGCCGCCGAGCTTCTCGCCACGGCGTACCAGTGGATCAAGGACTACGACGGCGACGCGAAGCAGCCGTGGGACCGGGACGGTTACAAGATCCCGGGCGGTACGCCGTCCTCGCCGAAGCTCGCCGCGTTCCTGCCGGCCTTCCCCGCGAACCTGCGCAAGCAGCTCAAGGGCGCCCCGTACCCGGCGCCGCGCGCGATCATGAGCGCGGCCGTCGAGGGCAGTCAGGTCGACTTCGCCACCGCGAGCCGGATCGAATCGCGGTACTTCGTCGAGCTGGCGACCGGGCAGATCGCGAAGAACATGATCAACGCGTTCTTCTTCGAGCTCCAGGCGATCAACGCCGGCGCATCGCGGCCGGCCGACATTCCGCAGTACAAGGCCCGGAAGGTCGGCGTACTCGGGGCCGGGATGATGGGCGCCGGGATCGCGTACGTCTGCGCGAAGGTCGGGATCGAGGTGGTCCTGAAGGATGTCTCGCTCGAGGCCGCCGAGAAGGGCAAGGCGTACTCCGAGAAGCTGCTCGCCAAGCAACTGCAGAAGGGCCGGACGACGGCCGGCAAGGTGGAGGAGTTCCTCAGCCTGATCACGCCGACCGTCGACCCGAACGACCTGGCCGGCTGCGACCTGGTGATCGAGGCGGTGTTCGAGAGCGAGGAGCTCAAGCAGAAGGTCTTCGCCGAGATCGCCGGTGTGGTCGAGCCCGACGCGCTGCTCTGCTCGAACACGTCCACGCTGCCGATCACCTCGCTCGCCGACGGGATCGACCGGCCGGACGACTTCGTCGGGATGCACTTCTTCTCGCCGGTCGACCGGATGCCGCTGGTCGAGCTGATCGTGGGGGAGAAGACCTCGGACCGGGCGCTGGCGCAGGCGTACGACGTGGTCCGGCAGATCAAGAAGACGCCGATCGTGGTGAACGACAGCCGCGGCTTCTTCACCTCGCGCGTGTTCGGCACGCTGGTGATGGAGGGCGCCGCGATGGTCGCCGAGGGCGTGAACCCGGTGACGATCGAGCGAGCCGCTACTCAGATGGGCTTCCCGGCGCCGCCGCTGGCGATGCTCGACGAGGTGACGCTGACGCTGCCGATGAAGATCCGCGACGCGGCCCGGGCTGCCGGTGACAATGCGGGCGCCTTCGGCGACCACCCCGGCATGGCCGTCGCCGACCGGCTGGTGACCGAGTTCGACCGGCGCGGGAAGGCGGCCGGGGCCGGGTTCTACGACTATCCCGCGGACGGGCCGAAGCACCTGTGGCCGGGACTGTGGGAGCACTTCGTCAAAGACGAGGTGGACCCGCCGCTGATCGACCTGCAGGAGCGGCTCGCGTTCGCGATGTCGCTGGAGACGGTGAAGTGCGTCGACGAAGGCGTACTGCGCTCGGTCGCCGACGCGAACATCGGCTCGATCTTCGGCATCGGGTTCCCGCCCTTGCACGGTGGCGCGCTGCAGTACATCAACGCGTACGCCGGTGGGCCGGCCGGATTCGTCGAGCGCTCCCGCGAGCTGGCCGCGGCGTACGGCGATCGTTTCAACCCGCCGGCGCTGCTGGTGAAGAAGGCCGAGGCGGGGGAGAAGTTCGACTGA
- a CDS encoding TetR/AcrR family transcriptional regulator: MAELTAKGRATRARILAVAADLVLKQGVAGTQIEDVRRAAGVSGSQMTHYFRDKRTLIKDVIAWQADKMQRLHQTPELGELDSYAAWRRWADLVVERQTARDFQGGCDFGSLAGQLVESDADTRADLAAGYERWLELFRRGLEAMRARGELREDADPDALAQSLLAALQGGLLLSQTLRRVEPLRNSLNAVLTYLGSYADPGRRPA; the protein is encoded by the coding sequence ATGGCAGAGCTCACGGCCAAAGGGCGGGCGACCCGCGCGAGGATTCTCGCGGTGGCTGCCGACCTGGTGCTGAAGCAAGGTGTGGCCGGCACCCAGATCGAGGATGTGCGCAGGGCCGCCGGCGTCAGCGGATCCCAGATGACGCACTACTTCCGCGACAAGCGGACGCTGATCAAGGACGTCATCGCCTGGCAGGCGGACAAGATGCAGCGCCTGCACCAGACGCCGGAGCTCGGCGAACTCGATTCGTACGCTGCCTGGCGGCGCTGGGCAGACCTGGTCGTCGAGCGGCAGACCGCGCGGGATTTCCAGGGCGGCTGTGACTTCGGCTCGCTGGCCGGTCAACTCGTCGAGTCGGACGCCGACACGCGCGCCGACCTCGCCGCCGGGTACGAGCGGTGGCTCGAGCTGTTCCGGCGTGGCCTGGAGGCGATGCGAGCGCGCGGAGAGTTGCGCGAGGACGCCGATCCCGACGCCCTCGCCCAGTCACTCCTCGCCGCGCTCCAGGGCGGCCTGCTGCTCAGCCAGACGCTGCGCCGGGTCGAGCCACTCCGCAACTCGCTCAACGCGGTGCTCACCTATCTGGGCAGCTATGCCGATCCCGGCCGCCGCCCAGCCTGA